From one Nothobranchius furzeri strain GRZ-AD chromosome 2, NfurGRZ-RIMD1, whole genome shotgun sequence genomic stretch:
- the rbm14b gene encoding RNA-binding protein 14b, with protein MDKSNTVKLFVGNLALDTTQEELSAIFEPYGQVVSCSVLRQFAFVHLQGEGAAERAIRELNGREFRGRNLVVEESRGRPLHSTKVFVGNLSGMCTTEDLKQLFQTFGKVLECDKVKGYAFVHMENKEDALQAIEALHGTSFKGRPLSVELSKVQPSKQAPTGKIPCVNCGKQGHYAGECPVGKPSLEQYQSQAAVLAAAAAAAAGLPLQVQQSVHNSVYNTSTFDPTYAALTGITTGTRTDGNPVNPAVYGALASQVYGANVANQLYGTVASQAALTSGATQVYGSLTSNIYGQVAASPAAAAAAAAAAAAYSTPVYTQAVANAPVYLTATPGIEMQAAAAVNPAYSVAPAIYGAATPAYAHISAMGAADPATAIFEAARQAHYFAQGQQVVAEQQSVAAAAAAKSGERDRSPLRRSAPLLPDPVMKPFIYQRAKPRRPLLPTPAGRASEEAVEAAEDPMARYYAEYYQQLQQYPQFQYAYPQSAMTAIAGMPGVSAVPAMSAQQVATLDALRPVVPTAAAVAAAIAAPRVYEPPLPPPTRKEAILHRPELSLHTPEPPFR; from the exons ATGGATAAGAGCAACACAGTCAAGCTCTTTGTGGGCAACCTGGCATTAGACACCACCCAGGAGGAGCTGTCTGCCATCTTTGAACCCTACGGCCAGGTCGTCAGCTGCAGTGTGCTTCGACAGTTTGCCTTTGTGCACCTGCAGGGTGAGGGTGCAGCGGAGCGAGCCATCCGGGAGCTCAATGGACGAGAATTTCGCGGCCGTAATTTGGTGGTGGAGGAATCCAGGGGCAGGCCGTTGCACTCCACAAAGGTGTTTGTGGGTAATCTGAGCGGGATGTGTACCACCGAAGACCTCAAGCAGCTGTTCCAGACATTTGGGAAGGTTCTCGAGTGTGACAAAGTCAAAG GCTATGCTTTTGTTCACATGGAAAATAAAGAAGATGCTCTTCAGGCCATTGAAGCTCTGCACGGTACCTCCTTCAAGGGCCGTCCTCTGTCTGTAGAGCTATCAAAGGTCCAGCCCAGCAAGCAGGCTCCCACGGGGAAGATTCCATGTGTGAACTGTGGGAAGCAGGGCCACTATGCTGGAGAATGCCCTGTGGGGAAACCTTCTCTGGAGCAGTACCAGAGTCAGGCAGCTGTCCTGGCTGCTGCCGCTGCCGCTGCTGCAGGCCTACCTCTACAGGTCCAACAAAGTGTGCACAATTCAGTCTACAACACCTCCACCTTTGACCCCACGTATGCAGCTCTCACAGGGATAACCACTGGCACCCGTACTGATGGAAACCCAGTGAATCCAGCTGTTTATGGTGCTCTAGCGAGCCAGGTGTATGGTGCCAATGTTGCCAACCAGCTCTATGGGACTGTAGCCAGTCAGGCAGCTCTTACATCAGGCGCCACACAGGTATACGGCTCACTGACATCCAATATCTACGGCCAGGTGGCTGCGTctccagctgcagcagcagctgcgGCTGCAGCTGCGGCTGCTTACTCAACTCCAGTTTACACACAAGCTGTCGCCAATGCTCCCGTCTACCTGACAGCCACTCCTGGGATAGAAATGCAGGCAGCGGCTGCAGTCAACCCCGCCTACTCTGTAGCTCCAGCAATTTATGGCGCCGCCACACCAGCCTATGCTCACATTAGCGCCATGGGAGCTGCAGACCCAGCTACAGCCATCTTTGAGGCTGCCAGGCAGGCTCATTACTTTGCGCAGGGTCAGCAGGTTGTGGCTGAGCAGCAGTCGgtggctgcagcagcagcagcaaaatcTGGTGAGAGGGACCGGAGTCCCTTACGGAGGTCGGCTCCTCTGTTACCAGACCCTGTGATGAAACCGTTTATTTACCAGAGGGCCAAGCCACGTAGACCCCTGCTCCCCACACCAGCTGGCCGTGCATCTGAAGAGGCAGTAGAAGCTGCAGAGGACCCTATGGCGAG GTACTACGCAGAGTACTACCAACAGCTACAGCAGTACCCTCAATTTCAGTATGCCTACCCTCAGAGTGCTATGACAGCCATTGCTGGCATGCCAGGAGTCTCAGCAGTTCCAGCAATGTCTGCCCAGCAGGTTGCTACGTTGGATGCGCTCAGGCCAGTGGTCCCCACTGCTGCTGCAGTGGCAGCTGCCATCGCTGCGCCCAGGGTGTATGAGCCGCCGTTGCCGCCGCCCACGCGCAAGGAGGCCATCCTCCACCGACCCGAACTCTCCCTTCACACGCCTGAGCCCCCCTTCCGATAG